In Thermoanaerobaculum aquaticum, a genomic segment contains:
- the coaD gene encoding pantetheine-phosphate adenylyltransferase: MNGESQLLAVYPGSFDPLHMGHVDIVRRAVRLFPQVLVAVLENTEKKPLFAPDERVELIRQTFSELPQVKVTSFSGLLVDFMRATGARVVLRGMRVVSDFEYEFQMALMNRRLCPEVETVFLTPQEEFSYLSSRLIKEIWALGGNIRGLVPPPVLAAMENLRGASR, from the coding sequence ATGAACGGCGAATCCCAGCTTTTGGCGGTTTACCCGGGGAGCTTCGACCCCCTGCACATGGGCCATGTGGACATCGTGCGGCGGGCGGTGCGGCTTTTCCCCCAGGTTTTGGTGGCGGTGCTGGAAAACACCGAAAAAAAGCCGCTTTTCGCCCCGGACGAGCGGGTGGAGCTGATCCGCCAAACCTTTAGCGAGCTGCCGCAGGTCAAGGTGACCTCGTTTTCCGGCCTTTTGGTGGACTTCATGCGCGCCACCGGCGCCCGGGTGGTGCTGCGGGGGATGCGGGTGGTGTCGGACTTCGAGTACGAGTTCCAAATGGCGCTCATGAACCGCCGCCTGTGCCCGGAAGTGGAAACGGTTTTCCTCACCCCCCAGGAGGAGTTTTCCTACCTTTCCTCCCGCCTCATCAAGGAAATTTGGGCGTTAGGGGGCAACATCCGTGGCCTGGTCCCACCGCCGGTTTTAGCCGCCATGGAAAACTTGCGGGGAGCGTCCCGCTGA
- a CDS encoding electron transfer flavoprotein subunit beta/FixA family protein: MRIAVLVTYVPDTASTIKVGPSGKSIDETGIKWIISPYDEFAVEEAIKLKEAKGAEVTYITYGPERDQQVLRECFARGGDKGVHVVGTGAAFGDAFAIAQILAAAVKKAGPFDLIFAGVKGVGSDQGLVGAMVAELLDIPHVGSVTKIEYGEKSLTAWREIEGGQEVVEVSLPCLITAQKGLNEPRYPSLKGIMAAKKMPVESVKVADLGVDEASVGGATCRWVALSLPPAKSSGKIINGEQDPQAAARELARLLREEAKVI, encoded by the coding sequence ATGAGGATTGCCGTGCTGGTTACCTACGTCCCCGACACCGCCTCCACCATCAAGGTGGGTCCGTCGGGAAAGAGCATTGACGAGACGGGGATCAAGTGGATCATCTCGCCTTACGACGAGTTTGCGGTGGAGGAGGCCATCAAGCTCAAGGAAGCCAAAGGGGCTGAGGTCACCTACATCACCTACGGACCGGAGAGGGACCAGCAGGTGTTGCGGGAATGCTTTGCCCGCGGCGGCGACAAGGGCGTGCACGTGGTGGGCACCGGCGCGGCCTTTGGCGACGCCTTTGCCATTGCCCAAATTCTCGCGGCGGCGGTGAAAAAGGCCGGGCCTTTTGATTTGATCTTCGCCGGGGTTAAAGGCGTGGGCAGCGACCAGGGCCTGGTGGGGGCCATGGTGGCGGAGCTTTTGGACATCCCCCACGTGGGTTCGGTTACCAAGATCGAGTACGGGGAGAAAAGCCTCACGGCCTGGCGGGAAATTGAAGGCGGCCAGGAGGTGGTGGAGGTTTCGCTGCCGTGCTTGATCACCGCCCAAAAGGGCCTCAACGAGCCCCGTTACCCCTCGCTCAAGGGCATCATGGCGGCCAAGAAGATGCCGGTGGAAAGCGTGAAGGTGGCGGACCTGGGTGTGGATGAGGCAAGCGTGGGCGGGGCCACCTGCCGTTGGGTGGCGCTTTCGCTGCCACCGGCCAAGTCTTCCGGCAAGATCATCAACGGCGAACAGGACCCGCAAGCGGCGGCCCGGGAGCTGGCGCGGCTTTTGCGGGAAGAAGCCAAGGTCATTTGA
- the aroF gene encoding 3-deoxy-7-phosphoheptulonate synthase, translated as MLIVMTVNATKEEVEQVKRHIEALGLTPHAIPGAQRVAIGITGNRDVLDPSLFENLPGVLEVIPVSHPYKLVSREVKPEDTVVWVGGVPVGGGHFAVMAGPCSVEGPEQTLTTAQAVKKAGAHILRGGAFKPRTSPYTFQGLGEPGLQILRDVSREVGMPTVSEALDERSLELVVEYCDMIQIGARNMQNFSLLRLAGKARKPVLLKRGMAATVEELLMAAEYLLAEGNYQVVLCERGIRTFTDHTRNTLDLAAVVAVQRLSHLPIIVDPSHGTGKRHKVVPLARAAAAVGADGLMIEVHHNPMQALSDRAQAIVPEELAQLMNQLPTILPLTGRHLAQAQSAAAAS; from the coding sequence ATGCTGATCGTCATGACCGTTAACGCCACCAAGGAAGAGGTGGAGCAGGTTAAAAGGCACATTGAGGCTTTGGGCCTCACACCCCATGCCATTCCCGGCGCCCAGAGGGTCGCCATTGGCATCACCGGGAACCGGGACGTTCTCGATCCGTCCCTGTTTGAGAACCTGCCCGGGGTTTTGGAGGTCATTCCCGTTTCCCACCCGTACAAGCTGGTGAGCCGGGAGGTCAAACCCGAGGACACCGTGGTGTGGGTGGGTGGGGTGCCGGTAGGAGGTGGGCACTTTGCGGTGATGGCCGGCCCTTGCTCGGTGGAGGGCCCGGAGCAAACCCTTACCACCGCGCAAGCGGTGAAAAAGGCCGGCGCCCATATCCTGCGCGGGGGTGCGTTCAAACCCCGCACCTCCCCCTACACCTTCCAGGGGCTGGGGGAGCCCGGCTTGCAGATCCTCCGGGACGTAAGCCGGGAGGTGGGGATGCCCACGGTTTCCGAGGCCCTGGACGAAAGGTCCCTGGAGCTGGTGGTGGAGTACTGCGACATGATCCAAATTGGTGCCCGCAACATGCAGAACTTCTCCCTGCTGCGGCTGGCGGGCAAAGCTCGAAAGCCGGTGCTGCTCAAGCGCGGCATGGCAGCCACGGTGGAGGAGCTGCTCATGGCCGCCGAATACCTGCTGGCGGAGGGCAACTACCAGGTGGTGCTGTGCGAGCGGGGCATCCGCACCTTCACCGACCACACCCGCAACACCCTGGACCTGGCGGCGGTGGTGGCCGTGCAACGGCTCTCGCACCTGCCCATCATCGTGGACCCCTCCCACGGCACGGGCAAGCGGCACAAGGTGGTGCCGCTGGCCCGGGCGGCCGCGGCGGTGGGGGCCGATGGGCTCATGATCGAGGTGCACCACAACCCCATGCAGGCGCTTTCCGACCGCGCTCAGGCCATTGTCCCCGAGGAGCTGGCCCAGCTCATGAACCAGCTGCCCACGATCCTGCCGCTCACCGGCCGCCACCTGGCGCAAGCCCAAAGCGCGGCTGCGGCTTCTTGA
- a CDS encoding DUF883 family protein, protein MSDEEKGRVAKKIQEKLDETGEAVQEVLEAAKESVGQAEEAMEKAKEVLGEGYGKLKTTSAEAYAKAKEYLAEARAALEVARERAGQLYGRSRELAEEAYQKAKQEYEKLAAQLKKGYAKVKAKVEEIDVKEMRDDVVDYIRRNPGKSVLIALAVGFVVGYLVRKREP, encoded by the coding sequence ATGAGCGACGAGGAAAAAGGCAGGGTGGCCAAAAAGATCCAGGAAAAGCTGGACGAAACTGGGGAAGCTGTGCAGGAAGTGCTAGAAGCCGCCAAGGAGTCAGTAGGCCAAGCCGAAGAGGCCATGGAAAAGGCCAAGGAGGTTTTGGGGGAAGGCTACGGCAAGCTCAAGACCACTTCCGCCGAAGCGTACGCCAAGGCCAAGGAGTACCTGGCGGAAGCCAGGGCTGCCTTGGAAGTGGCCCGGGAGCGGGCCGGTCAGCTTTACGGCCGTTCGCGGGAGCTGGCTGAGGAGGCCTACCAAAAGGCCAAGCAGGAGTACGAAAAGCTAGCGGCCCAGCTGAAGAAGGGCTACGCCAAGGTCAAGGCCAAGGTGGAGGAAATTGACGTGAAGGAAATGCGGGACGATGTGGTGGACTACATCCGCCGCAACCCGGGTAAATCGGTGCTCATTGCCTTGGCCGTGGGTTTTGTGGTGGGTTACTTAGTGCGCAAGCGGGAGCCTTAA
- a CDS encoding electron transfer flavoprotein subunit alpha/FixB family protein, which yields MAGILVFVEQRDGQIRKASLEALSEAKRLAQAKGMPVSAVLLGSGVSQLAAGLGEWGAEKVFVADQPELAQYSPQAYAQAVAQAVAQAQPQAVFLGATALGRDLSGRLAAKLKVGCLPDVTALKWDGDTLQAVRPVYSGKALATVDGGHAVPVVVTTRPNVFAAQKSPTTAEVVSLPAVAVSGGYRVKEVVTSQGGELDVAEADIIVSGGRGLRGPENFALIRELAKVLGAAVGASRAAVDAGWIDHAHQVGQTGKVVSPTLYIACGISGAIQHLAGMSSSKVIVAINKDPEAPIFKVADYGVVGDLFQVIPALTEEIRKLKA from the coding sequence ATGGCGGGAATCCTCGTATTCGTGGAGCAGCGCGACGGTCAAATTCGCAAGGCCTCCCTGGAGGCTCTATCCGAGGCTAAGAGGCTAGCGCAAGCCAAGGGAATGCCGGTGTCGGCGGTGCTTTTGGGTTCCGGCGTGAGCCAGCTGGCGGCCGGCCTGGGGGAATGGGGCGCGGAAAAGGTGTTTGTGGCGGACCAGCCGGAGCTTGCCCAGTACTCCCCCCAGGCCTACGCCCAAGCCGTGGCGCAGGCCGTGGCGCAGGCCCAGCCGCAAGCGGTGTTTTTAGGGGCTACGGCCCTGGGGCGCGACCTTTCGGGGAGGCTGGCGGCCAAGCTCAAGGTGGGGTGCTTGCCGGATGTAACGGCGCTCAAGTGGGACGGCGATACCCTGCAGGCGGTGCGGCCGGTGTACTCCGGAAAGGCTCTGGCCACCGTGGATGGCGGCCACGCCGTGCCGGTGGTGGTGACCACGCGGCCCAACGTGTTTGCCGCCCAAAAGTCGCCAACGACTGCTGAGGTGGTTTCCCTGCCGGCGGTGGCGGTGAGCGGTGGCTACCGGGTGAAGGAAGTGGTGACCTCCCAGGGGGGCGAGCTGGACGTGGCGGAAGCCGACATCATCGTTTCCGGCGGCCGGGGTTTGCGTGGGCCTGAGAACTTCGCGCTCATCCGCGAGCTGGCCAAAGTGCTGGGAGCGGCGGTGGGTGCCTCCCGGGCGGCGGTGGACGCCGGCTGGATTGACCACGCCCACCAGGTGGGGCAAACCGGCAAGGTGGTGTCACCTACGCTGTACATTGCCTGCGGCATTTCCGGGGCCATTCAGCACCTGGCGGGGATGTCCTCCTCCAAGGTCATCGTGGCCATCAACAAGGACCCCGAGGCACCGATCTTCAAGGTGGCGGACTACGGGGTGGTGGGCGATTTGTTCCAGGTGATCCCGGCTTTAACGGAGGAAATCCGCAAGCTGAAGGCGTAA
- a CDS encoding DUF1684 domain-containing protein, producing the protein MKKPLVFWALGIALLSCSAPVPEAERRWREGREAAVREAMTPEQAKAFPGIKFFPYDPAFKVRTLLKPIVPPEAVSIAASDGSVRPAHRVGRVEVDLPTGKATLTVYQLDDIRDRYPDHLFLPFRDALAGKETYGSGRYLEPVRLASGVVELDFNRAYNPDCAFGLTGRCPITPEENWLAIPVPAGEKMPVGAGH; encoded by the coding sequence ATGAAAAAGCCGCTGGTCTTTTGGGCTCTTGGAATTGCTTTGCTTTCCTGCTCGGCCCCGGTGCCGGAAGCCGAGCGCCGCTGGCGGGAGGGGAGGGAGGCGGCGGTACGGGAGGCCATGACCCCGGAACAAGCCAAAGCCTTCCCGGGGATTAAGTTCTTCCCTTACGACCCGGCCTTTAAGGTGCGGACCTTGCTTAAGCCCATCGTGCCGCCGGAAGCGGTTTCCATTGCCGCCTCCGACGGCTCGGTGCGCCCGGCCCACCGGGTAGGGCGGGTGGAGGTGGACCTCCCCACCGGCAAGGCCACCTTGACCGTGTACCAGCTGGACGACATCCGCGACCGCTACCCCGACCACCTTTTCTTGCCCTTCCGCGATGCCCTGGCGGGCAAGGAGACCTACGGATCGGGGCGGTACCTGGAGCCCGTGAGGTTGGCGTCGGGGGTGGTGGAGCTGGACTTTAACCGCGCCTATAACCCCGACTGCGCCTTTGGCCTCACCGGCCGCTGCCCCATCACCCCGGAGGAAAACTGGCTTGCCATTCCGGTGCCGGCGGGGGAAAAGATGCCGGTAGGGGCCGGTCATTAG
- a CDS encoding SpoIVB peptidase S55 domain-containing protein, whose product MLVLSWLLAAGLAVMPFAEVQTGQRGVCITEWSGGERIEIPVVVVGTLPASQPGRRAVLVKLSDPRFADAGVVAGMSGSPVYVDGKLVGAVAFGWNFAREPLAGVTPFEDMQAIPVDAENPGSSPLSLSAASGVAENPLTKSSFGADGWERQNALATLFSALRGELELASLAAAPLPSPQPLPLATAGFPESPWAEKLWRPLGLAPVPGGAETLPDSTLPQAGDMVAAVLVWGDAVLAAGGTLTARDGDTYYAFGHPLFAAGSVKMPAARARVLAIQSNYALPFKIFTVGKPFGTFLADQPAGMVAVAGKPPAGLPVTVTVASSQESKQFSFYLADVPLLQPLLAAFLAATSLSYNQGPNADLTVDMTVKASFADGSAVSLRQNTAGADAVGRVATFLGALVALLTNPPFPAPPLAALDVQLSRSPHVSATILEAIPQRRKVRPGEALSVAVRLQPYRGPVERRVYSLVIPRNLPAGKLDLIVADGASFSDYALRSEKAQAENFRQLCAQLSRLEPSSHLVAALETREAGLSLPQGPLPGLPPSLSASYASALTQGNVERLTTHLVTSQRWPYPWPLSGGIRVSLDVVTQEAP is encoded by the coding sequence GTGCTGGTGCTTTCCTGGCTTTTGGCAGCCGGACTGGCGGTGATGCCCTTTGCCGAAGTGCAAACCGGCCAGCGCGGGGTTTGCATCACCGAATGGAGCGGCGGAGAGAGGATCGAAATCCCCGTGGTGGTGGTGGGGACCTTGCCCGCCAGCCAACCGGGGCGGCGGGCCGTTCTGGTGAAGCTTTCCGACCCCAGGTTTGCCGATGCCGGGGTGGTGGCGGGGATGAGCGGCTCCCCCGTTTACGTGGACGGCAAGCTCGTGGGGGCGGTGGCCTTTGGCTGGAACTTTGCCCGGGAGCCGCTGGCGGGGGTGACGCCCTTTGAGGACATGCAGGCCATCCCCGTGGATGCGGAAAACCCAGGCTCCTCGCCGCTGTCCCTTTCCGCAGCTTCTGGTGTCGCGGAAAACCCGCTGACGAAAAGCTCCTTCGGGGCTGACGGCTGGGAACGACAAAACGCCCTTGCCACGCTTTTTTCCGCCCTGCGGGGGGAGCTGGAGCTTGCTTCCCTCGCCGCTGCGCCACTCCCCTCGCCCCAACCCTTGCCGCTAGCCACCGCCGGCTTTCCCGAATCACCCTGGGCGGAAAAGCTGTGGCGGCCGCTGGGGCTGGCCCCGGTCCCGGGGGGAGCGGAAACGCTTCCCGATTCAACCCTCCCGCAAGCGGGGGACATGGTGGCTGCGGTCTTGGTTTGGGGAGACGCGGTGCTGGCCGCCGGCGGCACCCTCACCGCCAGGGATGGGGACACCTACTACGCCTTCGGCCACCCGCTTTTTGCCGCGGGCAGTGTGAAGATGCCCGCCGCCCGCGCCAGGGTGCTGGCCATCCAGAGCAACTACGCCTTGCCCTTCAAGATCTTCACCGTGGGTAAACCCTTTGGCACGTTCCTGGCGGACCAGCCCGCTGGCATGGTGGCGGTGGCGGGAAAACCGCCCGCCGGGTTGCCGGTAACGGTGACGGTGGCGAGCAGCCAGGAAAGCAAACAGTTTTCCTTTTACCTGGCCGATGTGCCCCTGCTGCAACCGCTGCTGGCGGCCTTTTTGGCGGCCACCAGCCTCAGCTACAACCAGGGACCTAACGCCGATTTAACTGTGGACATGACGGTCAAAGCCAGCTTTGCCGACGGCAGCGCCGTGAGCCTGCGGCAAAACACCGCCGGCGCCGACGCCGTTGGCCGGGTAGCCACCTTCCTGGGGGCGCTGGTGGCCCTGCTCACCAACCCGCCCTTTCCTGCCCCCCCCTTGGCGGCCCTGGACGTGCAGCTTTCCCGTTCCCCCCACGTCAGCGCCACCATCCTGGAAGCCATCCCGCAACGGCGGAAGGTGCGGCCGGGGGAAGCGCTGTCCGTGGCGGTTCGTCTGCAACCCTACCGCGGGCCGGTGGAAAGGCGGGTGTACTCCCTGGTCATCCCCAGGAACCTGCCCGCCGGCAAGCTGGACTTGATCGTGGCCGACGGCGCCAGCTTTTCCGACTACGCCTTGCGCAGCGAGAAGGCCCAAGCTGAAAACTTCCGCCAGCTTTGCGCTCAGCTTTCCCGCCTGGAGCCCAGCTCCCATCTGGTGGCCGCCTTGGAAACCCGGGAGGCCGGGCTTTCCCTCCCCCAGGGCCCGCTCCCTGGCCTACCCCCGTCGCTTTCCGCTTCCTACGCTTCGGCGCTGACCCAGGGCAACGTGGAGCGCCTCACCACCCACCTGGTGACCAGCCAGCGGTGGCCTTACCCCTGGCCCCTCTCCGGGGGCATTCGCGTGAGCCTGGACGTGGTTACCCAGGAGGCCCCATGA
- a CDS encoding WD40 repeat domain-containing protein, whose amino-acid sequence MSARVLLAFLAAVPALAAPTRFFTLDTPATLAGSRSTGVAVRPDGGLQALPPLVPLATLNEPLAQAMAEDNQGNVYVGTGHPARLYRIGEKGAELLGELEADQITSLVVAPDGSLFATTALPATVVRFRQGKLETVATLAQGNLWDSAFFAGKLVLAAGNPGRLLTLSPKGLELLTEIPDRHARCLASTGGKLIVGTSGKGLILSYDGTNLGVLYDSGFTEIASLAAGANGTVVATALTGDPTLGQKPGEGQPSVSVSTTAPSPETGRFTSEVLLVSPQGAVTTLARFDKELAFTVAWDGPTVLVGTGLEGRLVQVVETVTVQLDTVDAGQITRLGSGGRLVLTQEPVKVLRRRGLPQGTFTSAPLDAGQPAQWGRFAATVSGACRASFRSGNSQEPNDTWSAWSAPTPCAETLANVPQARFLQLKLELGPGEAQVSRVQVAYRQLNLPPQIKELKVFPPGEVYLKSPPPSERIVEVSHPDLVGIFTALEDEKDTQAQLGKRYYRVGFQTVAWKVDDPNGDPLRFDLDIQRQGGEWWPVRQKLESVQLALDTQALADGLYRFRLTATDAPGNPETPEVSSAVSSWFVVDNTPPSLKLRREGDFWVIEAADELSPITLAEYNRDAQSWLPLAPEDGLLDSPRELFCLPVAKGKHVLSVRVVDDHHNRRVVAVEEGP is encoded by the coding sequence ATGAGCGCGCGTGTTTTGCTAGCCTTTCTTGCCGCCGTGCCGGCACTGGCGGCACCCACCCGCTTTTTCACCCTGGACACCCCTGCCACCCTGGCGGGCTCGCGATCCACCGGCGTGGCGGTGCGCCCCGACGGCGGCCTGCAGGCTTTGCCGCCCCTGGTGCCGCTGGCCACCCTGAACGAGCCCCTCGCTCAAGCCATGGCCGAAGACAACCAGGGAAACGTGTACGTGGGCACCGGGCACCCCGCCCGCCTTTACCGCATCGGCGAAAAGGGAGCGGAGCTTCTGGGGGAGCTCGAGGCCGACCAGATTACCTCGCTGGTGGTGGCTCCCGACGGGAGTCTCTTTGCCACCACCGCCCTTCCCGCCACCGTGGTGCGCTTCCGCCAGGGCAAGCTCGAGACGGTGGCCACCTTGGCCCAAGGCAACCTGTGGGACAGCGCGTTTTTTGCCGGCAAGCTGGTGTTGGCCGCCGGCAACCCCGGCCGGCTTTTAACGCTTTCGCCAAAGGGTCTGGAGCTGCTCACCGAAATCCCCGACCGCCACGCCCGGTGTCTGGCAAGCACCGGAGGGAAGCTCATCGTGGGCACCTCGGGGAAGGGGCTTATCCTCAGCTACGACGGCACTAACCTGGGGGTTTTGTACGACTCGGGCTTTACCGAAATTGCCAGCCTGGCCGCCGGTGCCAACGGGACAGTGGTGGCCACCGCCCTCACCGGCGACCCCACCCTGGGCCAAAAGCCCGGTGAAGGCCAACCCTCGGTGAGCGTTTCCACCACCGCCCCCAGCCCCGAAACCGGCCGCTTTACCAGCGAGGTGCTGCTGGTCTCCCCGCAGGGGGCGGTGACCACCTTGGCCCGCTTCGACAAGGAGCTGGCCTTCACCGTGGCCTGGGATGGGCCCACGGTGCTGGTGGGCACGGGTCTCGAGGGCCGGCTCGTGCAGGTGGTGGAAACGGTTACGGTGCAGCTGGACACCGTGGATGCCGGCCAGATCACCCGCCTGGGCAGCGGGGGCCGCCTGGTGTTAACCCAGGAGCCGGTGAAGGTGCTCAGGCGGCGCGGCTTGCCCCAGGGCACCTTTACCTCCGCGCCCCTGGACGCCGGCCAACCGGCGCAGTGGGGGCGCTTTGCAGCCACGGTTTCCGGAGCCTGTCGGGCCAGCTTTCGCTCTGGCAACAGCCAGGAGCCCAACGACACCTGGAGTGCGTGGTCCGCGCCCACCCCCTGCGCCGAAACCCTGGCAAACGTACCCCAGGCCCGTTTTCTCCAGCTCAAGCTGGAGCTGGGCCCGGGCGAGGCCCAGGTTTCCCGCGTGCAAGTTGCCTACCGACAGCTCAACCTCCCCCCGCAAATCAAGGAGCTTAAGGTTTTCCCTCCGGGGGAGGTGTACCTCAAAAGCCCCCCGCCTTCCGAGCGCATCGTGGAGGTTTCCCACCCGGATCTCGTGGGCATCTTCACCGCTCTGGAAGACGAAAAGGACACCCAAGCCCAGCTGGGGAAGAGGTACTATCGGGTGGGCTTTCAAACCGTGGCCTGGAAGGTGGACGACCCCAACGGCGATCCCCTGCGTTTTGACCTGGACATCCAGCGTCAGGGAGGGGAGTGGTGGCCGGTGCGCCAGAAGCTGGAAAGCGTGCAGCTGGCGCTGGATACCCAGGCCCTGGCCGACGGCCTGTACCGCTTCCGCCTCACCGCCACCGATGCCCCCGGCAACCCCGAAACACCAGAGGTGAGCAGCGCGGTTTCCTCCTGGTTTGTGGTGGACAACACCCCGCCCTCCCTCAAGCTCCGCCGGGAAGGGGACTTTTGGGTCATTGAAGCGGCCGACGAGCTTTCCCCCATCACCCTGGCGGAGTACAACCGCGACGCGCAAAGCTGGCTTCCCCTGGCCCCCGAAGATGGGCTGTTGGACTCCCCCCGGGAGCTCTTCTGCTTGCCGGTGGCCAAAGGCAAGCACGTGCTTTCGGTGCGGGTGGTGGACGACCACCACAACCGCCGGGTGGTGGCGGTGGAGGAGGGGCCATGA
- a CDS encoding DUF883 C-terminal domain-containing protein: MDDEIRDEEERPEVYELEDLEDEEEEPVRRQRLDADFLLDKVIPSEIDWRDLVRRHPLLSVGVAAAVGFLIGRSKGAAIVAGASAAVTSAVMRQLSGVLDTDVFEF; this comes from the coding sequence ATGGACGACGAGATCCGCGACGAAGAAGAACGCCCGGAAGTTTACGAGCTGGAAGACCTGGAGGACGAGGAAGAGGAACCCGTCCGCCGGCAGAGGCTCGATGCCGATTTCCTGCTGGACAAGGTCATCCCCAGCGAAATTGACTGGCGGGATTTGGTCCGCCGTCACCCCCTGCTGTCGGTAGGTGTGGCCGCTGCCGTGGGTTTCCTCATTGGGCGCAGCAAGGGCGCAGCCATCGTGGCCGGTGCCTCGGCAGCGGTTACGTCAGCGGTCATGCGGCAGCTTTCCGGGGTTTTGGACACCGACGTCTTCGAGTTTTAG